Proteins encoded together in one Cicer arietinum cultivar CDC Frontier isolate Library 1 chromosome 4, Cicar.CDCFrontier_v2.0, whole genome shotgun sequence window:
- the LOC101488733 gene encoding pyruvate kinase isozyme A, chloroplastic yields MSLSRTLHHLHHFTPTPPTFHHNTSPLPPPKLSFPPRRFPTIRASSTSQITFSDNNGAGLGLPSDLGSIEVDAVTETELIENGFRSTRRTKLVCTVGPSTCGFEQLEALAVGGMNVARINMCHGTREWHKTVIDRVRKLNQQKGFAVAIMMDTEGSEIHMGDLAGASSAKAEDGEIWTFSVRAFDSTLPPPQRTINVNYDGFAEDVKVGDELLVDGGMVRFEVIEKIGPDVKCLCTDPGLLLPRANLTFWRNGSLVRERNAMLPTISSKDWLDIDFGIAEGVDFIAISFVKSAEVITHLKSYIAARSRDSDISVIAKIESIDSLKNLEEIIQASDGAMVARGDLGAQIPLEQVPAAQQRIVQVCRQMNKPVIVASQLLESMIEYPTPTRAEVADVSEAVRQRADALMLSGESAMGQFPEKALTVLRSVSLRIERWSREEKRYEAMQLPSVGSYFSEKISEEICNSAAKMANHLEVDALFVYTKTGHMASLLSRCRPDCPIFAFTTTPSVRRRLNLQWGLIPFRLSFSDDMESNLNKTFSLLKARNLIKSGDLVIAVSDMFQSIQVMNVP; encoded by the exons ATGTCACTCTCACGCACCCTCCACCACCTTCATCACTTCACTCCCACACCCCCCACCTTCCACCACAACACCTCCCCCCTCCCCCCTCCCAAACTCTCCTTTCCCCCTCGCCGCTTCCCCACCATTCGCGCCTCGTCAACTTCCCAAATTACATTCTCCGACAACAACGGAGCTGGACTCGGATTACCGTCCGATCTAGGCTCCATCGAAGTCGACGCAGTAACTGAAACGGAATTAATAGAGAATGGTTTCCGTAGCACGAGGAGAACGAAGCTTGTTTGCACTGTGGGACCCTCCACGTGCGGGTTTGAACAGCTTGAAGCTCTTGCTGTTGGAGGAATGAACGTTGCTAGAATTAACATGTGTCATGGTACAAGAGAGTGGCATAAAACCGTTATTGATCGTGTTCGTAAACTTAATCAACAGAAGGGATTTGCTGTTGCGATTATGATGGATACTGAAGGAAGTGAGATTCATATGGGTGATCTTGCTGGTGCTTCTTCTGCCAAAGCTGAA GATGGCGAGATCTGGACTTTCAGTGTTAGGGCTTTTGATTCTACTCTTCCACCTCCACAACGTACCATCAATGTAAATTATGATGGTTTCGCTGAAG ATGTGAAAGTTGGGGATGAACTTTTGGTGGATGGAGGAATGGTTAGGTTTGAGGTCATTGAAAAGATAGGTCCAGATGTCAAGTGTCTTTGTACGGATCCTGGCTTGTTGCTTCCTAGAGCAAATCTCACTTTCTGGAGGAATGGTAGTTTAGTTCGAGAAAGGAATGCCATGCTCCCCACAATCTCTTCAAAG GATTGGTTAGATATTGATTTTGGCATTGCTGAGGGTGTTGATTTTATTGCTATTTCATTTGTCAAATCTGCTGAAGTTATTACTCATCTTAAAAGCTACATTGCTGCACGATCTCGTGATAG TGATATTTCCGTCATTGCAAAGATAGAGAGTATTGATTCACTGAAGAACTTAGAGGAGATCATTCAAGCATCTGATGGAGCTATGGTGGCACGAGGAGACTTGGGAGCTCAGATCCCTTTGGAACAGGTTCCAGCTGCTCAACAGAGGATTGTTCAAGTTTGCAGGCAAATGAATAAACCTGTCATTGTGGCCTCTCAGCTACTTGAATCCATGATTGAGTATCCTACACCTACAAGAGCTGAAGTAGCAGATGTTTCTGAAGCAGTCAGGCAACGTGCTGATGCTTTGATGCTTTCTGGTGAATCAGCAATGGGCCAGTTCCCTGAGAAGGCCTTAACTGTATTAAGGAGTGTCAGTTTGAGAATTGAGAGATGGTCGAGGGAAGAGAAACGCTACGAAGCTATGCAACTCCCTTCAGTTGGGAGttatttttcagaaaaaatttctgaagaaaTCTGTAATTCAGCTGCAAAGATGG CCAATCATTTAGAGGTGGATGCACTTTTTGTTTACACAAAGACAGGACACATGGCATCTCTATTGTCGCGTTGCCGTCCTGACTGTCCAATTTTTGCTTTTACTACCACTCCATCTGTGCGTAGACGGCTGAACCTCCAATGGGGCTTGATACCTTTCCGTCTGAGCTTCTCTGATGATATGGAGAGCAATCTCAATAAAACCTTCTCATTACTCAAGGCCAGAAATCTGATCAAATCTGGTGACCTTGTCATTGCTGTCTCAGATATGTTTCAGTCAATACAAGTTATGAATGTTCCTTAA